The genomic stretch GTGGAGCTCATAACACCATTCTTAATGCAATCTCTATCACATATCAGCGATCATCGCATGTGAGAACTTAAAGTTTGATGCATGTTTTCTCTTTTGACACCATTCTGTGATTATTATAGAACAAATGCTGCCGTTTTTCCTCAAATTGTTCACATGGTCCACTGCCTCTGTCATCACAACCAGCCAGTACCAAACAAAAGCAAACAAAGATGGCTTTCTTTCTACAAGGAATCGCCAAATCAACTTATCTTGAACTTCtaagattcataaaaattttctGTTGCATATCCTGGAAGTTATAGAAGGAACTCAAGTGATCTAGTTTTCTGATCTGGGTTTTGGTTGATCACTAAATTTTAgtgtattttaataatatttagtgTATGAATGGTTCCTAAACACTCCAAGCAGATTTAACCGTTGCTGTTTGATTAGTTTTTAGTTTGTTTTCTGAACCTTAGGGGGAATGAACTAACAACTGGATTGTTATGTCTAACTCACAAAGCCTGTCATATACAGATGAGAtattaatcggattctcttatcGGCACCAGACTATTAGACAATTATGTAATTTCAATTTGAAAAAAAGGTTTTTTTATTTCACATTCATCTAGACCTGTTCTGTGGATAGTAGTCAAGCATTTTTTCATGTTCatctatcttcttttttttttgtctactttcctaATTGGGCTGATGCTGATTGGCTTGTGAACGATTGCACACTTTGATGAGGTAGTTGTCAAGGCTTGAATTTTTCGACATTAAAAATGCTGGTTTTGAGTGACATTGTTTGCTGATTTATGAAACTGTAGTCTTTACTCTATAGTGTAACAACTGCAGAAAGTGGGGTTGTATTATGTATTTCCTCATCATCATAGCAAGAATTGTTAATCTTAGATCTGTCATTGTTCTGTTCCGTGGACCTGAAGAATGATGTCTCGGAGGAACTGTGCTGCTGCATCAGGATCAGTCAGTTTGATGAGATGTCTGCAACCTAGTTTTTTTGCTTTAGAAGATCTGTGTGGTTGATTTCTGTTTGCTTTAGCGAAGCTACATGTGTCTGCTGGAGTCAGCTGTTGCAATCACAAGTCGGAAGAGTTCTTTGACAAATTGCACTTTGAACCAGTTTATAAAGGGTCGATGACCGTGTTCAGGTTCCTAGTTCCAAATTTAAGTGAAATTGGCCGAGTTTCAAGTTTCTTTGCCATGTAAAAAGCTGATATTGCAACTCTCGACACTATTCATTGCATGTCATCCTGATATAAGGACCTGAAAACTGATCTAATGATGGCAATTGCTCCTGATACAAGATGTGTTGATGTATTATGCCCTAACGTAACCTGATCTTTTTCCTGAGGTCTTGTATGGCTCTAAAGTCAGAAAAGCTGTTCTACTCGTCGCATCATGTTGGTGGTTTTCATTTTACAAAGTTTTTGATAGTATGTTGGAACAACAACAGTTTCAAGTGAGAAATGAAGGCAATATTGCAAGAATGTCAAGTGTGCAAAGCTGTAATCAATCATGTTCCAGACACGGAGGTAATCAATGGAATGCTGGCTAGAAGATGGTGGGCTTTGTTTTAACTTGGTACAAGAGAGCATCCATATCTGGTGATCTGTTATATGGTGTTGTTTTTGCTGCTTTCAACATATGTAACAGATAGTTTGCTGGAAATGGTGTTTAGATTCTGGAATGCTGTGTTCTTTCTAGCTATTAATGTTTCATTTTTTGCTTTGCTTTGTTTTCATTGTGGAGAACTCAGTAGCTGGTAATATTTCTGCAAACATGAACTTATTCATGTACTATGAGAGTTTCCTGTGTCCTAAGAGATGCACAAAAGCAGTGATAATAGCTTCAGTTTCAGTTCATGTTCGTGTGATTTCCTAACCAGAAGATATCCATATAGTCTTTTGTGTTTATCTTATGATTGTGTTTGTGTTTGGATCATTTTAGTAAATGGACGATTTATGTCATCTATGTTACGGATTTAGTTAATTATGTTGTGGAtttatggtatatatatatatatatatatgtatatatatgtatatatatatatatatatgtatatatgtatgtatatatatatatatatgtacgtatgtatctacatacatatatatatatatatatgtatatatatatatatatgtatgtatgtatgtatgtatgtatgtatgtatgtatgtatgtatgtatgtatgtatgtatgtatatacacgaAAAaaacctcttcttttttttttctttccgaaCTAAAACCCTTCCAGaattcctctttctatttacatAATTTAATCTTGATCGTAATCCTCATCGCAAAGCCACCTCCTGGATGTCTTCTTCTTGAATCAAGAAGCTCGCTTCCTCCTGTTGACCCGGTCATTTCATCATCCTTGAGGTCGATCGCGTTCCCGGTCATTTCATCATCCAAGGCAATGTTGATGAGGAGATTCCATAGGGATGGCATAGGTTTAGGAATGTTGTTTATCCCAATACAAGAGACCACCATGAGAATAACCACTTCTCTTCATACAAGTCCTTAGATGACGAAGTAGGTGATATAGAACAGATAACCTAGCTGGAGATGGTCACACATCTCAGCCAGAATGAATCATGTGGAGGTACTCTGCTTATACCATTCTTCTCGTAGTCCTTGTCCTCTACTGTCATCCTGATGTGTTTTGCTTGAATCCAGGAACTTCACATGGAATTGTCTGAGGAGCGAGCTCCCTGGTCCTATTACCTTCATCACCTCCCCTGTTTTGTGCTTCTGCTGTGTATCTAACAAGGCATCTCTACACTGACAGTAATGGGCCCATGATCAGAGTACGATTGCATCGTGATCGACGTGACAGTCGACACGACCCGTCTTTCTTGAGGGAAGGAATGAACACGGGCTTGTTCTTTGAAATCAGATGATCTATTGAGTCTTCTCTACCTCGATGGACTGACTATATACAGTTTGTTCTTGTGCCCAGTTCGTCAACATATCTTGATGGCCAGGTAAACTACTACAAGAATTGCAGGACCAGACCGAAGTTGATGATGCAAGGAGGAGCAGAACTATAGGAATGCGTCCACGGCATACCTTCCCTACGAATCTCTGAGGTCATGTCATTGCGGAGTTTTCCGATTAAAACAACGAGTTAGGTTTTGAATATTGGAAGCATGCTTCTCCCCGACAGCTGTTTTTAGAGAGACTCTTCCGATCATCATGCTGAAAGCTTCTGTTTTGGAGAACGAAGACTGATCCTAAAGTTTCCATAAATAATGGAAGAAAACAAAGGCATCATCTATTCTCCCAATAGTTACAGTACCTTTGGGGAGCCTAAACATCCAATCCGATGGGACACCGCATGGGTAGAAGAAGCATAGCAGATGAGCTGAATTTTCTAGTTAAGAataattaaagaaagaaaaaacaaagatcGGTGAAGAAAGATTCTTCACCGTAGATTTGTAAGTTCAGTAATCATTCTTCTCCCCATTGCCATCCCCACATATCAGAGCTACAGGAAGAGGAAGCAACAAATGAACTGTCACCCACTCAATTCACTGAGTAATCATTCTTCATAACCCTCGAGACTTGTTGTTTTCCACAACTCCTCTCATAGAACATCCTATTCTTTTACCCGCACCAGTTTGGAATCCAACCTTTGGGTAGCCTATTGCTTTCTTATCTTCGTGATTCATGCAAAAGACCAGAAAGCCGGCCGCCGGTGATGTCGGACCATGTCTTCCCCGAGCAAGCTTGCTACGTCAACTGCAACTTCTGCAACACTCCTCTCGTggtatactctctctctctctctctctctctctctctctctctctctctgcgcatTCATTCATATGGGCAAATTCATCGTTCGGTTGACGACCAGATGCCATGTTTACGGTAGACTTGAAGTGTTTATGGAAGAAAATAGCTTATATCTGATTTCGTTTTACTACCTTCATCTTAAAACCAAGTTTTAGGGTTAGTCTCCTATAATATATCTTAAGCAACAAAAACTTAAGAGCCTGTGTTCCAGAAAACGAATCGAGATCTTTATGGCTCATCTAATATGCCAATCAAGACCTTGAAGAAGGTGATCCACCATCGTCATGCAGGGTTTCTGCATTCCAAATCTTGTGAGATGTCTATATGATAAAGATACTTCACAGATTTGGAACCGCAGCCGACCTACTGCATGGTATATTACATGTCCTTCACTTACAGATCTGCGAGACCTGATTAGGTATTCTTCTTTGATTTGCGTTAGCCAACAAAGAAATGAACTCACATCTTTCACAGTCATCTGAAACCCTAATTTGTTGCAGAACCTGCAAACCTATATATCGATCAGACTTACATGGTTATTTGTGTGTGCAGTCTCTCTCTTTTGTGCCAAATGTTCTGAGACCTATTCCTGGCACTTGGCTGCCACAAAGTTCCTTTCACTAAGAGCTCTCTCTTGCTGCCACAAACTGGTGTGCAATGAGGTTGTGATTCCCCTCATAGCTGTTAGCTATTCTCATCACTTGCTTGAATCTAAACATGCAGTGATGATTGCTGTGAATATATATCCTTCTTAATTTATCATTGGAATGATATATTTTGACCagaaattaaaaataagtttaaCTGCTTTTGTTGGCTGGAAGATCAAGCAGAACACATGTATGTGTTTAGATTGTAAATCCAGGAAAGGTTGTGAAATTTCATGATGTGctaacccataagaaggctacaaGAATATGAAAAGATGTTCTTCAACCTCTAATTGTTTGCTGCAGGTTAATGTCCCAGGCAACAATTTACTCGATGTTGTCACAGTAAGATGTGGGCTCTGTGCTAATTTACTGTCTGTGGATCTCGAAGCATTGCTTGGGGAACTCCCAAATCAGAGTTTTCAGGTTCAGTACCAAAATTTTGACTCTTCTTTATTTCCCCTTCTTTAACTTATGATGGAGGAATCACAAGTGCAGAATCACAACCCTGGTTCTCTCCACCCCCACATGGATTGTGGATCTTCCTCGAGATGCACCAGGCTATCAGCGATGAACTCAGTTGATTGTGTTCAACAGCAAACACACCCTATCCAACGTACGCTTTTCTATGTTTTCCTAACTATTGTCATCGAAATTTACTTCTCAGTTCTTTAAGGTCAATCTTCTCAATGTTGGCGTACTTATATCATGTATAGATTAGTTTCTTCTATATGCATTGATCTTTACTTCTTCTGTTTCGTGCAAGAAAGAACTTTTTTGTATCTGACTGATATCTGCATCTTCTTACTGTAAGCAGCAACCGAGAAGCGACGTGTTCCATCTGCCTATAACAAGTTCATCAAGTGAGTTCCTCAGATCCAATGGCCTCCAACTATTGTAGCTGTTCTAAATGTTTTAGAGGCACTACTAACCTGCCATTGGATTTCTCGTTATATGTATTAGTAACAATGTTTGGGTATTTCTTTCTGTTCAGGGAGGAGATACGGCGGCTGAAGGCAAAAGATCCCGACATCAGCCACAAGGAAGCTTTCAGCACTGCAGCCAAAAACGTAAGCAGTTGCATTGTTTATTAGATGTTTATGAAGACTGAAGTGATGACATGAAAGCAACTACTAGGAAGTCAAATGCTAATTCATGCAGCTTTCTGTCGACTTGCAGTGGGCACACTTCCCCGAAATCCATTTCGGGCCATCCGTGAAGGGGAGTAAACAAGTTTAGGTTGGAGGTCAATGCTGCCCAAACCGAGCGGAGGTTGTCATGCTTTTTGCAGCAGCAGTGTACGTTTAATGGTCTGTAGTTCTTTATGGAGTGTTCTTGTGGACGATGGTGTGAAGAAAGTAGTTGTACCACCGGTGGTCAGGGTTTGTAGGGTCGAAGAAACACTTGGCTGATGCCTCCTGTCAATAAGCAAGTTAACCTTCATGGCTTCTGAATACAATGCAGTATGCATATTTTGTATTGTGCTCTCATGACAAGTAAAAGATGAACAGCCAGAGTTAGGCACGCTTACCTCTTTGACATCAAAGATGAACTTAGCTACAGTGGGCAAAGCCAATTACATTCATATGGTCATGTTGCAGCACCATCCTCTTATTGCTTTGC from Musa acuminata AAA Group cultivar baxijiao chromosome BXJ1-3, Cavendish_Baxijiao_AAA, whole genome shotgun sequence encodes the following:
- the LOC135637995 gene encoding protein YABBY 2-like, yielding MSDHVFPEQACYVNCNFCNTPLVVNVPGNNLLDVVTVRCGLCANLLSVDLEALLGELPNQSFQNHNPGSLHPHMDCGSSSRCTRLSAMNSVDCVQQQTHPIQPTEKRRVPSAYNKFIKEEIRRLKAKDPDISHKEAFSTAAKNWAHFPEIHFGPSVKGSKQV